Within Oleidesulfovibrio alaskensis DSM 16109, the genomic segment ACGACGCACAAGATAAGGGCAATGCCATGGATACCTTCAAGATCAACGATAAAGCTTGGACTTTGGTCATTACCAAAGTCAATGAACTGCGCAAACAAGGCGAAACCCTTGAATCTATAGGCAACCTTTTGCGAGTCAACCGCTCAACGATCAAGGTGTGGTTAGACAACAGCAAGGGAGGTGAAAGAACTTCTTTCCGTGACATGTTGCGCTACATTGATAAGCTGGGCATCCAACTTAATGAAGTATTTGGGGAGAGCTTAACCACTTCTGCCAGCATCAAAAAAGAACCTGCAGCCCAAATCCGCAACTTACGGCCACTGGCCCAAGCTGAGCCTGCTTTTGTGCTGCCTGAATCCGCTCTCCCCGCCAGCATTGGAGTCATCGTCCCTGTATACGCAGCAGCAGGAGCAGGTGCAGCCCTAGAACGAATTGAAGACGAGCCACTAGCACAAATCTCAATTCCAATGAAATATGCTCGAGCGGCTCTTTTTGTAGTTCTCGTGGAAGGAGACTCCATGGAGCCTACAATCCGCAAAGGAGCTTATGTAGGCTTGGACCGCGAATCTCAGAAAATTGTTCAGGGAGAAGTTTACGGCGTAAACCTCCCATACGAGGGAGTAGTGTTAAAGCGCGTCTACCTTGACCACAGCAATAATGCATTGATCCTAAAATCCGACAACCCTAGCCACGATCCGATAACCCTTCCTATCGATGGACGAGAGGGGCTTATAGTCGGACGGGCCGTGTGGGTTATGCAGGATGTTTGACGCAACCTAATAACGTATGAAGCGGGGAGCCATGTCAGAACAACACGTTGAGGTCACATCAGATGGAATTAAGCGGGTCTTAAAGAAATTCTCGGTAGAGCAAGCTATTGCGGAATACATTTGGAATGGTTTTGACGCCAATGCAACTCAAGTCAAAATTGATTTCCAAATCACTGAGCTTGGCGGGATTTCAAAAATTACTATTTTAGATAACGGTGATGGAATCCCATATGCAGAACTAGGTAGTAAATTCGTTCCTTTTTTGCACTCGCAAAAAGCAATCATTCCGCGAGCAGGG encodes:
- a CDS encoding S24 family peptidase; translated protein: MTSATTHRDNDAQDKGNAMDTFKINDKAWTLVITKVNELRKQGETLESIGNLLRVNRSTIKVWLDNSKGGERTSFRDMLRYIDKLGIQLNEVFGESLTTSASIKKEPAAQIRNLRPLAQAEPAFVLPESALPASIGVIVPVYAAAGAGAALERIEDEPLAQISIPMKYARAALFVVLVEGDSMEPTIRKGAYVGLDRESQKIVQGEVYGVNLPYEGVVLKRVYLDHSNNALILKSDNPSHDPITLPIDGREGLIVGRAVWVMQDV